The Kribbella sp. NBC_00662 nucleotide sequence GCCGGCGATCGAGGTGGTCGACACCGTCGGAGCCGGCGACTCGCTGATGGCAGCGCTCATCACCGGTCTGCTCAACCGTGACCTGCTCGGCGAGCAGCGGTTGGCCGGTCTGACCGCCGAGGACCTGCACGACGTCGTGGACTACGCGGTCAAGGCGGCTGCGATCACCTGCACGCGACACGGCGCGGACCCGCCGACCGCGGCTGAGCACACTGCGCGGTGGGGCGCCTGACATGTCGGCGGAGACGTGGACGTCCGAGTTGGAGTCCAAGGGCAGCGTGGTGTTCCTGCCGCGCCGCGGTCGGCTGGCGATCCGACTGGCCGGGTTCGCGCTGCTGATGGCTGTCCGCGTGGACGAACATCGACCATCTGCGGGCTGACGGTGTCTCGGGCGCACTCGGCGTACTGCGGCTGACGGCCTTGGCCGCGTTCGTCTACGGTACGGCGCTCACCGCGTGGCAGCTGATCACGAACCGCCCGGTCATCACGATCGACGCCGAGGGGATCACGCGCGGGCGCAACCTGCCCTGGTCCGGCATCATCAGCATCGACGGGCCGACCGGGCTCCCGCTCGCCCGTACGGTGCAGGTCAACCCGGCGGATCGCCGTACCCGCCCGATCTCGATCCCGCAGGACAACGTCGAGGATCTGGATGCGCTGACGCCCTGGCTGCGGTCATTGCTGGATCAGCACCGCGGTTAGGCGAGGGTGCTGCGGACCTTGCTGAGGTGCGCGCGGGAGCGGGCAGCGGCGAGGTCGGGGTCCTGGAGGCGGATCGCTTCGGCGATCGCAGCGTGGGCAGCCTGGTCGTGCCGGTGGCGGTGCTGGTCGTCGAGCTTCAGCATGTCGATCATCGCCCGCCGGATCCGCGGTGCGAACGAGTCGAAGAGCTCGGTGAGTACGGCGTTGTGCGCGGCGACCACGACCGCGCGATGGAACGCCATGTCGGCCTCGATGTACCAGTCGTCCGGCGCGCTCAGCGCCGCGCGCTTGCGGTCCGTCAGCGTGTAGCGGAAGTTCTTCAGGTCTTGTGGGGTACGACGCGACGCCGCCAGCCGGGCGCCTTCGGTCTCGATCGCGAGCCGACCCTCGAGTACGTCGGTGATGTCGGCCTTCCGCAGGACCTTGTCCCAGTCCTCGGCAGCCTGTAGCGCGATCACGAACACACCCGCGCCCTGCCGGCTCTCCAGCACGCGGCGGCCGGCGAGCTCGCGGACGGCCTCCCGGATCGTCGACCGGCCCACGCCGAGCTGCGCGGCCAGCGTGGTCTCGCCGGGGAGCTTGGCGCCGACAGTCCATTCCCCGCTTCCGATCCGGCGCAACAGCTCCTCGGCGGCCTGCTCGGCCAGCGGGTGACGTCGAATCATTCAGCCATTCTACGAGACCTCAGGTTGTCAGCTTGTCTGAGGAGTTGATAGCGTGCTCGGCATGCGCAAGCTTGCGGGTCTCCTCCTTCTTGGCCGCCACGGCGGGAGCTGATTCGACCGGCGCTCCCTCCGTGGAGTGCACTCGCCTGCCGGTCCTCCCATCACGCCGGAAGGACCACGTCTCATGAACCGTCAACAGCCCTCCCCCATGCCCAGCCACCGCTACCGCGACATCTTCGCCAAGGTCCCGGTCGCACCGGTCGACCGCACCTGGCCGGACCGCCGGATCACCACCGCGCCGCTGTGGGTGCCGGTCGACCTCCGCGACGGCAACCAGGCTCTGGCCGAGCCGATGGATCCGGCGCGCAAGCGGAAGTTCTTCGAGCTGATGGTTGCCATCGGCTACAAAGAGATCGAGGTCGGGTACCCGTCCGCGTCCCAGACCGACTTCGACTTCGTTCGGCTGCTGGCCGAGTCGGACCTGGTGCCCGCCGATGTCACGATCGTCGTCTTCACACCGGCCCGCGCCGACCTGATCGCGCGGACGGTCGAGTCCGTCGCCGGGATGCGTGGCGATGTGGTCATCCACATGTACGCCGCGACCGCGCCGACGTGGCGGGACGTCGTACTGCGTCGCTCGCGGGACGAACTGGCGTCGATGATCTATGCCGGGTCCGAGGAGATCCTGCGGCTGGCCGGCGACTCGGTGCGGTTCCAGTTCTCGCCCGAGGTGTACAACCTGACCGAGCCGGACTACGTGCTGGAGCTGGCGGATCACCTCACCAAGCAGTGGGACGCGACGCCCGAGCGGCCGGTGATCATGAACCTGCCGGCGACGGTCGAGGTTGCGACGCCTAACGTGTACGCGGACCAGATCGAGTACATGCACCAGAACCTGCCTCGGCGCGACGGTGTGATCCTGTCCGTGCATCCGCACAACGATCGCGGTACCGGGATCGCCTGCGCCGAGCTCGCCGTACTCGCAGGCGCGCAACGGGTAGAGGGCTGCATCTTCGGGAACGGCGAACGCACCGGCAACGTGGACATCGCGACGCTCGCGCTCAACCTGCACGCGCAGGGCGTGGACCCGATGGTCGACTTCTCCGACATCGACCGGATTCGTTCAGTGGTCGAGCATTGCACCCGGATGCCGATCCATCCGCGGCACCCGTACGTCGGGGAGCTGGTCTACACGGCCTTCTCGGGTACGCATCAGGACGCGATCCGGAAGGGGTTCGCCGTACAGGGCGAGGGCTTCTGGGACGTGCCGTATCTGCCGATCGATCCGGCGGATGTCGGGCGCGGGTACGAGGCGGTGGTCCGGGTCAACAGCCAGTCGGGTAAGGGTGGGATCGCACACGTGCTGGAGTCGGTGTACGGCGTACGGCTGTCTGCCGCGGAGGAGCGGGAGTTCGCGCAGCATGTGCAGCGGCGTACGGACGAGACCGGGCGGGAAGCGAGCGCGGAGGAGCTGAAGGCGTTGTACGAGGAGGTTTACGGGTGCTCGAACTGAAAGATGTCGACTTCGTCCGGGACGGCAAACTGCTGCTGTCCGGGGTGACGCTGACCGTCGGCGAAGGCGAGCGATGGGCTCTGCTCGGGCCGAACGGCGCGGGCAAGAGCACGCTGCTCGGCCTCTGCGGCGCGGTCACACACCCCACCCGCGGCACGGTCGAGATCCTCGGCAAGCGACTCGGTACGGTCGACATCCGCACCCTGCGCGAGTCCATCGGCCACGTCAATCCGCGGCATCCGCTGCGCTCGCCGCTGTCCATCGTCGACGTCGTCCTCACCGGCCTGACCGGCACCATCGAACGCATGCCCCGCTGGGAGCCGACTCCAGCCCAGACCGCCCGCGCCCTCGAGCTGATCGACCTCCTCGGCGTCACCGATCTGGCCCACTCCCCCTGGACCACCCTCTCTCAAGGCGAACGCGGCCGAGCCCTCATCGCGAGAGCCCTGATCTCCGACCCCCGGTTGCTGCTCCTGGACGAGCCGTCAACCGGTCTCGACGTAGCCGCCCGCGAACAGCTCCTGGAAACCCTCGACCACATCCACACCACCCACCCCCACCTCGCCTGGGTCCTAGTCACCCACCACCTCGAAGAGCTCCCCACCTGCACCACCCACGCCGCCCTCCTTCGGGACGGTCAGGTCCTGGCTGCAGGTCTTGCCGGGGAAACCTTGACCACCGACCTCGTCACGCAGACCTTCGCCCATCCGATCGCGATCAACCGCCACGCCGGCCGCTGGACCGCCACCGCCCAACGAGGAACCCGCTCAAGCTGAGCAACCCCAACCCGGCACAGCCCGCGGCGAGCCAGAACCAGAACGCGGCGTCGGACCGGGCCGACTCGACGGTCCACACGCAGCGGGCAGTTGCCGGGCCGCCGACGACGTACTCAATCGGAACGACCTCATCGAGCGCCAGGAAATGCTCGCCGGGGTCACGGCCGGTTTCGATGACGTAGTCCGTGCCGGCGACGGCGTACCGGATGTCGGCCGAGCCCGAGCCGTTGTCCCACCAGGGCGGCTCGTGCACGGTGGCGACCGTCCCGGTGGTCGTCGCGGTCGGACCGTCCAACGGTCGCGATAGCTGCCGCGCATGTACCCACTCGCCTCCGAACGCCAGCGTCATCAGCAAGAAGAACAACACCAGGCTCACCGGAACGAGAGGTTCACCGCGCCCTCGCCATCCAGCCGAGGGCGCGGCGTGCCGACCTGCCGGCTTCTCGCCGGTCGCGGTCTCGATCGGGCTGACACCCCGGACCCAGAGCACTGCCACCACAACCAGGCTCAGCAACAGCCAAGCCACCAGTACACCGCCGCCGAGCAGCGCCCCAACTCCGGCCGCGTCGCTGACGGAGCTCGGCGTCGTGAGTCCGACCAGAGCGCCGATTCCGGCACCGACAGCCGCGCACAGGACGATCGCCGCAACCGATGCGAACGAGGCGAGCGCCGACCCGGTATCCAAGAACGCGTACGCTGCGGCCGGACCGCGCACAAACCCCCAGCTGAGCACCGCCCTGACCCGCCCCATGCAGCAAGTGTGGTGCATTACAGTGACTCTGCTCCGGGGGTGGAATCGAGAGACTTGGGGGCCGGTGTGGCGGTGATGGGTGAGCGGCTGCCTGAGGCTTGGGTGGTTGAGATGCATCGGAACGGGCGGGTGGAGTTTCCGTTGCGGAGGTGGGCGTTCGGGTGGGTGCCGGTCGTGCCGCTGCTGGGTACGACGGCCTACCTTGGGCTCGGCCTTCCGGAGATGCTCGACGACGGCGGGTGGCGGTACGTCGGTTATCTGATCACGGTGCTATATGTCGGCGCCGCCGGCGTGGTCGTTTGGCAGTTGGTCACCCAGCGACCGAGGGTGGTCGTCGACCGCCGGGGCATCCACCGCGGCCGTCGGCATTTCGTCGCGTGGAGCGAGATCAGTTCGATCGGGGCCGTGTCGGGACCGAGCCTGGTACGGCGACTCCGTGTGCTTCCGAGGGACGTGCGGGCGAAGGACCTCGTTCTCAGCCAGCACCATGTGAACGACCTGGGGTCGTTCCGCGTGTGGCTCAACGACGTACTGGCCGAGCAACGGCAGCTCTCGCAGGAAGGGCATGTGGACTGATGCGGGACATGGGAGACGTCTCGGCGGAGGTTTGGGCTGAGGAGCTGCGTCGTACCGGGCGAGTGGTGTTTCCGTTGCGGCGGCGTTGGGCGTTCCAAGCGCTCGTGCCCCTGTTGCCGGTGGCCGTGCTGGTGGTGTTGGGCCCACTGCTGGCCGGAGCGCCGCCTCCCGACGTCGTCGATGTCCTCTTCGTCGTGGCGGCGTACACCGTCCTGCTCGGCCTCCCGGTGTACCAGCTCCTCACGCAACGGCCGGCCGTGGTGGTGGATCTCGAGGGGATCCGCTACGGGCGGCGGAGGTTCCTGCCGTGGGACGCAGTGGGAGGACTCGGAGTCGTTATCGGGCTGCCGCTGGGGCGGACATTCCTCGTCATTCGGCGGGACAGGTCCGGGAAGAACATCCGGCTGTCCCAGCGGAACGTACGCGACCTGCCAGAGTTCCGCCGGTGGCTGGGGACGGTACTCGCCGACCAGCGCCGTACGCCGACGTCGCACAACAGCTAGGCAGCTGGAGTCGTCGGATCCGAAGTCGCCCTGGATCAGGTGAGGCCGAGGCGTTTGCTCAGGCGAGGGCCTCGTTTGATCTTGATCTCGCCGAGGATGGCGGTGCCGCGGATGTGGAAGCGTTTGGGGGCCGTCGGCTGCGCGTTCGGGTCGGGGACGGCTTTCAGGCCGGCCTCCTGTTCGGAGACGGAGCCGAGGATCGGGTTGCTGTCGAGCAGGACGATCGCGTTCGCGGGGACGCGGATCTTCACGTCGGCGAGGATCGACTTCACATCGACCTGGATCTCGTCGTACGGGATCTGCGCCTCGGTGTAGTCCAGCGTGACGTCACCGAGGACCGCGTTCACCTCCTGCCGCTGCGGGACGAGCCAGTTGCCCATCCGCTTGGTCTCGGACATGAACACGTTGATCACCGGGCCGGTCTCGACCATCGCGCCGCTGTACTGCGGGGTGACCGACGGGACTCCCGCCGTACCCGGAGCGCGCGGACCGTTCGGCAGGTCGGCGGTCAGCTCGACGAGTTCGCCGTACGTCTTGGAGCCGTACAGTGTCTCGAGCCGCTCCTCCAGCTCGCCGTACGACAACCGCCCTTCGCCCGCGGCCTCGCGCAGTACGTCGGCGACCTCCTCCCGCTCGAGGTCGGACACCCGCCGCCGCAACGCCAGTTCATCACCGGTCGCCGCCTGCGAGGGCACGGCATCCTGCGGTCGGTTCTCCTGGGGAACGTCATCCTGAGCCACGCCAAAACCATACGCGCGCCACCCTCCCACCGCCGCCCGTTTCTCCCCCGATTCACCCCTGATGCGAACCCTGGTTCCAGGCTCATACTGTCCAACATGACCTGGCCTGAAGGATCCCGCGGACGTGCTCTCGCCGCCGCATACCTCGTCGCGTGGGCGGTGATGGTGATCGGCATCGTTCTGGTCCTCGGGTCACAGCTCTCCGGGCGGGATCTGCTGGTGTGGCCGGCCAGCGCGATGGCGGTCGCCGGTCAGCTGGTCATCACCGGGCTCGCGCGTCTGTTGCGCGACGCCGTTCCGGCGACCTCGGTGAGGGGACGTACGGATCCACGCGCGGTCGCCTGGAACCGGCTGTCCCTCGGACGCGAGCTCCCCGGCGCGTGGAGGGTGGTGCGCGGGTGAGGGTTGCCTCAGCTGGGGGTGAGACGGAGGTCGCGTCGGCGGGCGCGGTGGGGAGAACTAGGCTTTAGGGCGTCCAGTCCACTCCTCCTGGAGGTATGCCCGGTGTCTGCCGACTTCAACTACTCCGATCTGCTGCCGTTGGGTGTTGACGAGACGGAGTACCGGTTGCTGACGACGGAAGGTGTCAGTACTTTCACGGCGGGCGACAGGACGTTTCTGCAGGTGCAGCCGGAGGTGCTGCAGGCGTTGACCGCGGAGGCGATGCACGACATCTCGCACTACCTGCGGACCGCGCACCTCGCGCAGCTGAGGCGGATCATCGACGACCCGGAGGCGTCCGGGAACGACCGGTTCGTCGCGCTGGACCTGTTGAAGAACGCGAACATCTCCGCCGGCGGCGTGCTCCCGATGTGCCAGGACACCGGCACCGCGATCGTGATGGGCAAGAAGTCCGAGGGCGTGCTGACCGGCGCGGTCGACGAGGAGTGGATCAGCCGCGGCGTCTACGACGCGTACACCAAGCTGAACCTGCGCTACTCGCAGATGGCCCCGCTGACCATGTGGGACGAGAAGAACACCGGCTCCAACCTGCCCGCCCAGATCGAGCTCTACTCGACCCCGGCCGGAAGCGGCGACCCGGCGTACAAGTTCCTGTTCATGGCCAAGGGCGGCGGCTCCGCGAACAAGTCGTTCCTCTACCAGGAGACCAAGGCCGTCCTGAACCCGTCGCGGATGATGGAGTTCCTGGACGAGAAGATCCGCTCGCTCGGTACGGCGGCCTGCCCGCCGTACCACCTCGCCGTCGTGGTCGGCGGGACGTCGGCGGAGTACGCGCTGAAGACCGCGAAGTACGCCTCCGCGCACTACCTCGACACGCTGCCGACCACCGGATCGCCGCTGGGACACGGATTCCGGGACGTGGAGCTGGAGGAGGAGGTCTTCAAGCTGACGCAGGAGTTCGGGATCGGCGCGCAGTTCGGCGGGAAGTACTTCTGCCACGACGTCCGCGTGATCCGGCTGCCGCGGCACGGCGCCTCCTGCCCGGTCGCGATCGCGGTCTCGTGCTCGGCGGACCGGCAGGCGCTGGCGAAGATCACGCCGGAGGGCGTGTTCCTCGAGCAACTCGAGCGCGACCCGGCGCGGTTCCTGCCCGACACCACCGACGAGCACCTGGACGACGCGGCCGACGTCGTACGGATCGACCTGAACCGGCCGATGAGCGAGATCCGCGCGGAGCTGTCCAAGCTGCCGGTGAAGACGCGGCTGTCGCTGAGCGGGCCGCTCGTGGTGGCGCGCGACATCGCGCACGCGAAGATCAAGGAGCGGCTGGACGCGGGCGAGGAGATGCCTTCCTACCTGCGCGACCACGCGGTGTACTACGCGGGGCCGGCCAAGACGCCGGAGGGCTATGCGTCCGGGTCGTTCGGGCCGACGACGGCTGGGCGGATGGATGCGTACGTCGACCAGTTCCAGGCGGCGGGCGGGTCGTTCGTGATGCTTGCCAAGGGCAACCGGTCGGCGAAGGTGACGGCGGCGTGCAAGGAGCACGGCGGCTTCTACCTCGGCTCGATCGGCGGCCCGGCGGCGCGGCTGGCGCAGGACTGCATCAAGTCCGTGGATGTGCTCGAGTACGCCGAGCTCGGGATGGAAGCGGTGTGGAAGATCCAGGTGGAGGACTTCCCGGCGTTCATCGTGGTCGACGACAAAGGCAACGACTTCTTCACCGACACCCGCAAGCCGGTCCCGCTGACGGTGCGCCCGAGAAGCTGAGCGGTGGACCGCAGACACTGATCAACTGACGGTCAGCTGGCCGGTTCGCGCTTGGCGGGCGGCCCGAACGGGTCGCGGGTCGGCGTTGGTCAGTGGCACAGGTCCGCTCACCCGGACTGGTTCCGGAACTTGCGGGCGGCGGATACGACCGACGTGCAGGTCGGCGCCGAACACACGCGGATGCGAGCCCGTGAACTCACCGGCGTGGAGCGGAGCGCGATCTGGACGGACGTCATCCTCCGCGAGGATCCGGGCATCGGGCGGTTCGCGACGAAGGCACGGCGGACGATTCCCGTCGCCGTACTGCAACCGCTGGAGGAATGACCTCAGCCGGCCTTGGTTTCGACCGCCTCGGGAAGTTTGAGCATCAGCGTCTTCGCGGCCTGGACGAGATCGGCTTCGTTGTGGCCGAAGGCCTGGAGGTAGCTCCGGAGGGCGGATCGCAGTATCTGGAGCTCCTCGTCCTGCAACTCGATGGTGTACATGTTTCCAAGGTAAGTCCGAACCGCCCGGATGGAAGTGCTCGTGACCCACCTGTGTTGTCAGCCTTCCGGCCACCCCGCCAAGCGGAGGATCGCCGCCGCTGTCTCCGCCACGTCGCCGTCGTTGCGGACAGCGAAGTCCTCGATCGGCTGATGGGTCTCGGCGAAGGCCAGCGCAGCGGCCAGACTCCAATCCGGACCGCGGGTCGTGCGAGTGCGAGCCTCGATCAGAGCCGGTGCCGTGACGATACGCACCACCTGCACCGCGCAATCGGGGAGTGCCGCGGTGTAGGCGGCGCGGAGCTCGGCGGAGAAGACCGGGCCGCTGACGACCAGGAAGTCGGCGCCGGCCGCCCGGTAGGTCCGCCAGACGGCGGCGAGGTTGTCGATGCGCAGATGATCGCTGAAGCGCAGGCCGGAAGCCGGCGCGGGTCGCTTGGGACCGCCGAACTGGGCGACGGCATCCAGGTCCAGTACGCCGGTGGTGTGGCCGGAGCCGGTGAGCACACCACCGATCGCCTGGGCCGTGGTGGTCTTGCCGACGCCGCTGCCTCCGGTGAGAAGCAAAGCGCTGGGCATCAGCTGTGTAGCTCCTCCGCGATCAGGGTCGGCTGATGGGTCGTCGGCGCGGCCGGAACGCGCCAGGCGGCGGGCGGTCTCCAGAACTGCCAGTCGTCGGAGAACGGTGCCGTCCAGGCTTCGATATCGCGGATCGCAGCGTGGGCGTCGCCAATGATGCGCTCCGCCTCGGCCGCCGTGAACCGACCGGCCGCGACCGCCCCTTCGAGCTCGTCCTCGTCCTTCCACTCGATGGTGCGGTCGGGCTTGATCCACAGATCGAGCACGCGGTCGACGGTGCTGGTACGCCGGGACGCCCAGTCGCGGACGTGCTCCCGCTCGAGGTTCACGTACCACCCGTGGAACGTCTCGTCCTCGCCCCAGAAGTACCAGACCGACCATGGCTTTCCAGGCGGCGACACCTTGAGGATCCCGGTCCCGTGCCAGATGTCGAGCTTCAGCACCCGCTCCTCGGTGAACATCCCGACCGGACCGGCATGCCGCATCTCGCGCCCGTCGGCGAGGACCGGCTTGAGCAACGGCGTACCCGGCGCGAGCCAGGCGACCAGCCCGTCCGCGTCGTCACGCACGACCGTCATCGGCCGCACGTTCGGCTTGTCTGCGTGCTTCCCGGTC carries:
- a CDS encoding FadR/GntR family transcriptional regulator — encoded protein: MIRRHPLAEQAAEELLRRIGSGEWTVGAKLPGETTLAAQLGVGRSTIREAVRELAGRRVLESRQGAGVFVIALQAAEDWDKVLRKADITDVLEGRLAIETEGARLAASRRTPQDLKNFRYTLTDRKRAALSAPDDWYIEADMAFHRAVVVAAHNAVLTELFDSFAPRIRRAMIDMLKLDDQHRHRHDQAAHAAIAEAIRLQDPDLAAARSRAHLSKVRSTLA
- a CDS encoding 2-isopropylmalate synthase, which encodes MNRQQPSPMPSHRYRDIFAKVPVAPVDRTWPDRRITTAPLWVPVDLRDGNQALAEPMDPARKRKFFELMVAIGYKEIEVGYPSASQTDFDFVRLLAESDLVPADVTIVVFTPARADLIARTVESVAGMRGDVVIHMYAATAPTWRDVVLRRSRDELASMIYAGSEEILRLAGDSVRFQFSPEVYNLTEPDYVLELADHLTKQWDATPERPVIMNLPATVEVATPNVYADQIEYMHQNLPRRDGVILSVHPHNDRGTGIACAELAVLAGAQRVEGCIFGNGERTGNVDIATLALNLHAQGVDPMVDFSDIDRIRSVVEHCTRMPIHPRHPYVGELVYTAFSGTHQDAIRKGFAVQGEGFWDVPYLPIDPADVGRGYEAVVRVNSQSGKGGIAHVLESVYGVRLSAAEEREFAQHVQRRTDETGREASAEELKALYEEVYGCSN
- a CDS encoding ABC transporter ATP-binding protein, with the protein product MLELKDVDFVRDGKLLLSGVTLTVGEGERWALLGPNGAGKSTLLGLCGAVTHPTRGTVEILGKRLGTVDIRTLRESIGHVNPRHPLRSPLSIVDVVLTGLTGTIERMPRWEPTPAQTARALELIDLLGVTDLAHSPWTTLSQGERGRALIARALISDPRLLLLDEPSTGLDVAAREQLLETLDHIHTTHPHLAWVLVTHHLEELPTCTTHAALLRDGQVLAAGLAGETLTTDLVTQTFAHPIAINRHAGRWTATAQRGTRSS
- a CDS encoding DUF1707 domain-containing protein, producing MAQDDVPQENRPQDAVPSQAATGDELALRRRVSDLEREEVADVLREAAGEGRLSYGELEERLETLYGSKTYGELVELTADLPNGPRAPGTAGVPSVTPQYSGAMVETGPVINVFMSETKRMGNWLVPQRQEVNAVLGDVTLDYTEAQIPYDEIQVDVKSILADVKIRVPANAIVLLDSNPILGSVSEQEAGLKAVPDPNAQPTAPKRFHIRGTAILGEIKIKRGPRLSKRLGLT
- a CDS encoding fumarate hydratase, which translates into the protein MSADFNYSDLLPLGVDETEYRLLTTEGVSTFTAGDRTFLQVQPEVLQALTAEAMHDISHYLRTAHLAQLRRIIDDPEASGNDRFVALDLLKNANISAGGVLPMCQDTGTAIVMGKKSEGVLTGAVDEEWISRGVYDAYTKLNLRYSQMAPLTMWDEKNTGSNLPAQIELYSTPAGSGDPAYKFLFMAKGGGSANKSFLYQETKAVLNPSRMMEFLDEKIRSLGTAACPPYHLAVVVGGTSAEYALKTAKYASAHYLDTLPTTGSPLGHGFRDVELEEEVFKLTQEFGIGAQFGGKYFCHDVRVIRLPRHGASCPVAIAVSCSADRQALAKITPEGVFLEQLERDPARFLPDTTDEHLDDAADVVRIDLNRPMSEIRAELSKLPVKTRLSLSGPLVVARDIAHAKIKERLDAGEEMPSYLRDHAVYYAGPAKTPEGYASGSFGPTTAGRMDAYVDQFQAAGGSFVMLAKGNRSAKVTAACKEHGGFYLGSIGGPAARLAQDCIKSVDVLEYAELGMEAVWKIQVEDFPAFIVVDDKGNDFFTDTRKPVPLTVRPRS
- a CDS encoding nitroreductase/quinone reductase family protein, coding for MAGGPNGSRVGVGQWHRSAHPDWFRNLRAADTTDVQVGAEHTRMRARELTGVERSAIWTDVILREDPGIGRFATKARRTIPVAVLQPLEE
- a CDS encoding DUF402 domain-containing protein produces the protein MTDYWEPGTTIEWVYEGTGKHADKPNVRPMTVVRDDADGLVAWLAPGTPLLKPVLADGREMRHAGPVGMFTEERVLKLDIWHGTGILKVSPPGKPWSVWYFWGEDETFHGWYVNLEREHVRDWASRRTSTVDRVLDLWIKPDRTIEWKDEDELEGAVAAGRFTAAEAERIIGDAHAAIRDIEAWTAPFSDDWQFWRPPAAWRVPAAPTTHQPTLIAEELHS